In Candidatus Defluviilinea proxima, a single genomic region encodes these proteins:
- a CDS encoding sulfatase yields the protein MNNKTRKWINLLTVVILTLSTAASCATLEKIGIIKPKPNIIFILTDDRDMALMPYMENTNKLIAEQGATFTNYFVTSSSCCPSRASTLRGQYPHNTNILENSPGFVNFHSNGREDETIATWLNKAGYETSLIGKYLNGYPVSVPKKYIPPGWTDWHAFINHTEDLEDGWYYYNYTLSENGQLNYYGYSPEEYSTDVLGQKALDFIDQSIEKKSPFFIYLAGMAPHGPSTPAPRYEGTLPNQEYPQKPSFQEADTSDKPSIVYSLEAPGDEYDIYDANGQFQNRAETMLAVDEMVVKLVQLLEQKGQLDNTYIIFTSDNGFHMGEHGLSAGKMLAYEEDIRVPFLIRGPGIQPGTTVTQMVANIDVAPSLADMANAKAPDFVDGRSFLPLLNPETNQSMEWRKNLLIETGYLKRKSKVIAYRGIRNENFIYLEYENGELEYYDLIKDPYELDNIASKLDASTLSSLHSWLEQLKQCEAENCRQLESSQLKNFK from the coding sequence ATGAATAATAAAACAAGAAAATGGATCAATCTACTAACAGTGGTGATACTCACCTTATCAACGGCGGCATCCTGCGCAACTCTTGAAAAGATCGGCATCATCAAACCTAAACCCAATATTATTTTCATACTCACAGACGATCGAGACATGGCTCTGATGCCTTATATGGAGAACACGAACAAGCTGATCGCAGAACAAGGCGCTACGTTCACGAATTATTTTGTAACATCATCCTCGTGTTGCCCGTCACGCGCATCCACCCTCCGCGGCCAATACCCACACAACACTAATATTCTCGAAAATTCTCCGGGGTTCGTTAACTTCCATAGCAACGGCAGGGAAGATGAAACGATCGCGACCTGGTTGAATAAAGCCGGGTACGAAACGTCACTGATTGGGAAATACCTGAATGGGTACCCGGTCTCTGTACCTAAGAAATATATACCGCCCGGCTGGACCGACTGGCACGCCTTCATCAATCATACAGAGGACCTAGAGGATGGCTGGTACTACTACAACTATACGTTGAGCGAGAACGGTCAGCTAAATTACTACGGATACTCGCCCGAAGAATACAGTACAGATGTGCTGGGACAAAAGGCTCTGGACTTCATAGATCAAAGCATTGAGAAGAAATCCCCATTCTTTATTTATCTCGCTGGAATGGCGCCTCATGGACCCAGTACACCTGCTCCCCGTTACGAAGGAACTTTGCCCAATCAGGAATATCCTCAGAAACCTTCCTTTCAAGAAGCTGATACAAGCGATAAGCCGTCCATTGTCTATTCACTTGAAGCGCCCGGTGATGAGTATGACATATATGATGCCAATGGTCAGTTCCAAAACCGAGCAGAGACCATGCTGGCTGTGGATGAAATGGTTGTCAAGCTTGTTCAATTACTAGAACAAAAAGGACAATTGGATAACACGTATATCATCTTCACCTCAGATAACGGCTTCCATATGGGAGAGCACGGTCTTTCTGCAGGAAAGATGCTTGCGTACGAGGAAGATATCCGTGTCCCATTTTTGATCCGTGGACCAGGTATTCAGCCCGGCACAACTGTTACTCAAATGGTCGCAAATATAGATGTTGCCCCTTCATTAGCAGACATGGCCAACGCTAAAGCTCCTGATTTTGTGGATGGCAGATCCTTCCTGCCTTTACTCAACCCAGAGACAAACCAATCCATGGAGTGGCGAAAAAATCTACTGATCGAAACAGGTTATCTTAAACGAAAATCGAAAGTCATTGCTTACCGAGGGATCAGAAACGAAAACTTCATATATCTTGAATATGAAAACGGAGAGCTCGAATATTACGATCTGATCAAGGATCCCTACGAACTTGATAATATCGCCAGTAAACTGGATGCTTCAACACTTTCCAGTTTGCATTCATGGCTTGAACAATTGAAACAATGCGAAGCAGAAAATTGCCGACAACTCGAATCATCTCAGTTGAAAAATTTCAAATAA